TAGAGTGATATCCAGGAGGGACTGCTGAGTGAAAAAGGCCAAGTGTGCATGGAAAGTGATCTTctgaaggggagaaagagggtAGGAGAAGCATATATACCACCCGCTTGGCATTGTACAATGCAGAATCCTGGAAGACACTCAGAAACTGGGAGGAGTAAGGTGACCTAGGTGGACTGGGGACAAGCTAGATGGAAACTTGCCACTGGAGTGCTATTACTGTTTTTGGAATGATGTGAACACAttagcacttgaaaaaaaaaaaaaaaaaaaaaagtagtgtacCAATATGGAAACATTCCTGAGATATACCGTTAAGTGAAAAAGCCGAGGTCTAAAACTGCGTGGTAGGCCATTGGCacggatttattttttaaagtttgtttatttttttttgaaggggaggggcatgcaagaggggcagagagagagaaagacagagagagaatcccaagcaggctccgcattgtcagcgcacagcccgacacggggctcgatcccacggaccgcgagatcatgacctgagccgaaatcaggagtcagaggcttaaccgactgagccacccaggtgctccagcagtgatttaaaaataaagaaaaagctaggggcgcctgggtggctcagtcggttgagcgtccgacttcagctcaggtcacggtctcgcggtccgtgagttcgagccccgcgtcaggctctgggctaatggctcagagcctggagcctggttctgattctgtgtctccctctctctctgcccctcccccgttcatgctctgtctctgtctcaaaaataaataaatgttaaaaaaaaaaattaaaaaaaaaatgaagaaagaaaaagcacccTCCTCTGTCTGTCTGCATGAGAACACGTAAGGAGACCCGAGGAATCTGCCATGGAGGGCTTCCTGAGGAAGGCAgccttccgattctgtctccctctctctctgctgctcccctgctcactctctctctctctctctctcaaaaaaaaaaaaaaaaaaaaaagaatgccttcgCTGACCTGCAGTGATGTTCTCAGACCGCGGATATGTGTGAAAAACAGACGCAGAAGACCACGTGGAAGATTCTACCTTAAAAACAACTAAATTCACGATAGCGACGACATGCCAATGagacctcaataaagctgtcgGCAAACACCACGAAGGAGCccccgggtgtgtgtgtgtgagtcaaATGTGGCAGGATACATACTAGGGTGGCAGGCTGATCTATATCATACATAAAaaacatatgtaataaaatacatatcCTACATAGAAACAAACCACCACCTACTGAGCGCTTATCAAGCGCCCCGGCCTCTTCTGAGCACTTTCTGAGCACTGACCCAGCAATCCTCACTGCAGCTTACCCCCGGGAGGTAAACACGAGTGTCATCTCCGGCTTCCAGAGCAGGACACTGCACACAGTGGGATGACATTTAGAAGTGGCAGAGCCTGTGTTCAAGGCCAGGTCCACCTGCCTCCTTGGGCTCGGCACTTCCTGGTCTCGGTCTCAACCTcctggagaagaaactgaggctcagagaggaaaaaaatcacttgctgttccctctggctGAAACTCTCAGATCCTAGcttgttcctttattttattcGGGTGTTCACCACTGCCTCTTCCTATGGGGCCTCTCACGTCACCATCTAGGATGGCACCCCCTTCCCAGCATTCCATACTCTTACCTGGCTTTACTTTTCTCACGACACCTTATTCATGTGCTTGCCGTCGGCTTCCCTACCTACAGCACAAGCTCTCTGAGTACAGGAGCTATCCTGTACTTTGCTTTAGTCACTGCTGTGTCTCTGGAGCCTAAAAAAGTCCCAAGCATGGGTACTTGATGTTAGACATTCTATGTTATAGCCGCAAACACTGATTAagtgcttcctgtgtgccagatgctgtccttcttttaatttttttttaaatgtgtatttatttttgagagagagagagacagagacaaagcacaagtgggtgCCGGAAACACAGTATTAGAagaaggctccgggctctgagctgtcagcacagagcccgatgcggggctcgaactcacgaaccatgagatcatgacctgagccgaagttggacactcaactgactgagccacccaggcgccccaccagatGCTGTACTTCTAATGACTTGATTAGATGCCGCGTGTATCAAGTCACGGAATCTTTGCAACCACCAGAATTACTGCCACTGTAcggaagagagaaagtgagttgCCGAAGGTGTCGCGGCTgctaagaggcagagctgggacgcGAACCCAGGAAGACCGGCTCCCAAGTACATGCTCGTTAACTACTGTACTGCACACCTCGAGGTCTGAAGAGGCTTAGGCCCCAGGACTCTGAAAACCTTGTGTCTGGGCTCCTCATACTGGAGCTGGGGCCGCCCTTGCAGGCCTGGACGGAACACCTTCCAAGAGCCAGGCGCTCACCTATCGAAGGCCTTCACGCGGCCCAGGAGCTTCTTGTTGTTGCGGCAGTTGATGAGCACTTGGGTGTTGTTCTTGACCGACTGCGTGAGCACAGAGAGCGGACCCGTGTTAAACTCTTCCTCCTCCCGCTTCTGCAGCTCCTCGGGGGTCATCTCACTCTTGGGCTTGTTGAGGAGGCTCCTGAGGGGGCAAGTATGGAAGCGGTAGGTGAGAGGGCCCAGAGCTGGAGCATGGGTGGCCACATGGCCTTGCACTCAGCGTCTCCTCAACCTTCCCCTAACACGCCCACCCTCCTGCTCAGCCCCTCTCGCTTGGCATCACAGCTCAGATGCTTAATAGACATTCCCAACCTTACGCATCGTCGGTTGAGCTCCAGATCTCCCAACCGCCCCCACTTACTCTATCCAGAGCCTTCCCTGTCTCCATCCTTCTAGTTCCTTGAGCAAAAACTCTGGTATCAACTTGACTCTTCTCTCTCACATCCGCCATTCAATCTGTCGGCAAACCCTGCCATCTGCTTCTA
The Lynx canadensis isolate LIC74 chromosome E2, mLynCan4.pri.v2, whole genome shotgun sequence genome window above contains:
- the SNRPD2 gene encoding small nuclear ribonucleoprotein Sm D2 — its product is MSLLNKPKSEMTPEELQKREEEEFNTGPLSVLTQSVKNNTQVLINCRNNKKLLGRVKAFDRHCNMVLENVKEMWTEVPKSGKGKKKSKPVNKDRYISKMFLRGDSVIVVLRNPLIAGK